One window of Fundidesulfovibrio putealis DSM 16056 genomic DNA carries:
- the pelF gene encoding GT4 family glycosyltransferase PelF, whose translation MAGKRIMQIVYSLGVGGSEMVARDIALGLKGLGWANAVCALERGGALQPELEQAGVETFVSGRKTGVLGTMFKLHQAIRAFRPDVVHTHHLYELFYAWPGALLCGAGIVHTEHEYFSLENGKARFFIRVLSRLCKRITAVNRETASYLENLLGWPKGRVATIVNGIDLQAFGEARPDRAPLGLSEQDRVVGIVARLEPVKGHDVLLTAFARVLENIPDAVLLVVGEGSRRQELERLAESLGISRRVRFLGIRRDVPQLLAAMDVMALSSLEEGLPVSILEAMGAGLPVVASAVGGIPSVVRDLETGMLVPAGDVQALADALERVLSDAGLARAMGAEGFRLVSGKYGANAMVQSYREIYDTI comes from the coding sequence ATGGCTGGCAAAAGAATAATGCAGATCGTCTACTCGCTGGGCGTGGGCGGCTCCGAGATGGTGGCCCGCGACATTGCGCTGGGGCTCAAGGGCCTCGGGTGGGCGAACGCGGTCTGCGCGCTGGAGCGGGGCGGAGCGTTGCAGCCCGAGCTTGAGCAGGCCGGCGTCGAGACCTTCGTCTCGGGCCGCAAGACCGGAGTGTTGGGGACGATGTTCAAGCTCCATCAGGCGATCCGCGCGTTCAGGCCTGACGTGGTCCACACCCATCACCTGTACGAACTCTTTTATGCCTGGCCTGGGGCACTCCTCTGCGGAGCAGGGATCGTTCACACCGAGCACGAGTATTTCTCCCTGGAGAACGGCAAGGCGAGGTTCTTCATCCGCGTGCTTTCCCGCCTGTGCAAGCGCATTACGGCTGTGAACCGGGAGACTGCCTCCTACCTCGAAAACCTTCTGGGCTGGCCCAAGGGCCGGGTGGCCACCATAGTCAACGGCATTGATCTCCAGGCGTTCGGGGAAGCGCGCCCGGACAGGGCGCCCCTTGGGCTTTCCGAGCAGGATAGGGTGGTCGGCATCGTGGCGCGCCTGGAACCCGTGAAGGGGCATGACGTGTTGCTCACGGCGTTCGCCCGGGTGCTTGAAAATATTCCCGATGCCGTACTGCTCGTGGTGGGGGAAGGCTCCCGCCGCCAGGAACTGGAACGGCTGGCGGAGAGCCTTGGAATCTCCCGGCGAGTCCGTTTCCTTGGGATACGCCGGGATGTGCCGCAGCTTCTGGCCGCCATGGACGTGATGGCGCTCTCCTCCCTTGAGGAGGGGCTGCCGGTGTCCATCCTCGAGGCCATGGGCGCGGGGCTGCCGGTGGTGGCCAGCGCGGTGGGCGGCATTCCCTCGGTTGTGCGGGATCTCGAGACCGGAATGCTGGTTCCTGCAGGCGACGTCCAAGCCCTTGCCGACGCGCTGGAGCGGGTCCTGAGCGACGCCGGACTGGCTCGCGCAATGGGTGCGGAAGGATTCAGGCTGGTAAGCGGCAAGTACGGGGCCAATGCCATGGTCCAGAGTTACAGGGAAATCTACGATACAATCTGA
- a CDS encoding glycosyltransferase family 4 protein, which produces MDKKKLFFINYLVWTPGTPSYRYKYELFSRWYSGTMMHLASRIAEVQAGDFRFFSYKYHSNIIRRQLGYVVHCLKAAWKVKPLDYIIAYDPGICGLIGLLVRAVAGGKLVIEVNTDHLFKRKEVRQGLSTRIAEAVKIALMRFTLPKADGIKFINQPIAKSYREKFGLSENTPKQITFYSYIATQMLTRTDRHDPYILLVGHPFDIKGVDILIKAFQRISPRYPDITVKIIGHCPDIQPYKDLAAGNPNIVFHEGMPHVQVVSEFANCLFYVCASRTEGIPRVIIEAMTCAKAVIGTRAGGIPEVIEEGVTGLLFEPENDADLADKMLTLLNDPDARTKMGEAGAARAASCFSPENYVNIYRKFLDSLG; this is translated from the coding sequence ATGGATAAGAAGAAGCTGTTTTTCATCAACTATCTCGTATGGACGCCGGGTACTCCCAGCTATAGATACAAATACGAGCTGTTCTCCCGCTGGTACAGCGGCACGATGATGCATCTGGCCTCAAGGATCGCAGAGGTCCAGGCCGGGGATTTCCGGTTCTTCTCGTACAAGTATCACAGCAACATCATCCGCAGGCAGTTGGGATACGTGGTGCATTGCCTCAAGGCAGCCTGGAAGGTGAAGCCGCTGGATTACATCATCGCCTACGATCCGGGCATATGCGGCCTGATAGGCCTCCTGGTGCGCGCCGTCGCGGGCGGCAAGCTTGTCATAGAAGTGAACACCGACCACCTGTTCAAGCGCAAAGAGGTCAGGCAGGGGCTGTCCACGCGCATCGCCGAGGCCGTCAAGATCGCGCTGATGCGCTTCACCCTGCCCAAGGCGGACGGGATCAAGTTCATCAACCAGCCCATCGCCAAGAGCTATCGGGAAAAATTCGGGCTGTCCGAAAATACTCCCAAGCAGATTACGTTCTATTCCTACATAGCCACCCAGATGTTGACCAGGACCGACCGGCATGACCCCTACATCCTGCTGGTGGGGCACCCGTTCGACATCAAAGGCGTGGACATACTGATCAAGGCGTTCCAGCGCATCAGCCCCCGGTATCCCGACATCACGGTGAAGATCATCGGGCACTGCCCAGACATCCAGCCTTACAAGGATCTGGCGGCCGGAAATCCCAACATCGTGTTTCATGAAGGCATGCCGCACGTACAGGTCGTCTCGGAATTCGCAAACTGTCTCTTTTACGTGTGCGCGTCCCGCACGGAAGGCATTCCCCGCGTGATCATCGAAGCCATGACCTGCGCCAAGGCGGTGATCGGCACCAGGGCGGGAGGCATTCCGGAAGTGATCGAAGAAGGCGTCACCGGGCTGCTGTTCGAACCCGAAAACGACGCAGACCTGGCCGACAAGATGCTCACGCTGCTGAACGACCCTGATGCGCGCACGAAAATGGGCGAGGCCGGGGCGGCCAGGGCCGCGTCCTGCTTCTCCCCTGAAAATTACGTGAACATCTACCGCAAATTCCTGGATTCGCTGGGCTAG
- a CDS encoding glycosyltransferase: MRTVLAMIAADRATGPVNQLVQLAGQFRRLEGRRIIFACTWPRGVGHPPLFDELRGQGHEVHVLSQRFAFDPMLVSQTVRLLRETGASVLQTHGYKPNVLGLFLSRLTGTPWVAFIHGDTNENAKVRFYFKMERFFARRADRIVAVCEAMKKRLVGGGFPENRTVAVPNALEIKPGEGDQPGLSRETFGLGASDTVLGVVGRFSPEKGHAVFLEALRLVRDRRAGIKALLVGDGQEEAALRDFCAANDLSDSVVFAGYQKDVAPFYRLMDVLVIPSFSEGMPNVALEGMAAGLPVIASAVGGVPETVADGVTGRLVPAGAPRALADAVLELAESPEKARAWGEAGLERLREMFSPGVRARRVDAVHTAAMNERGRGTLHHG, from the coding sequence ATGAGAACTGTCCTGGCCATGATCGCGGCGGACAGGGCGACCGGTCCTGTGAACCAACTGGTCCAACTGGCCGGACAGTTCCGCAGGCTGGAGGGCCGCCGCATCATCTTCGCCTGCACCTGGCCCCGGGGTGTCGGCCACCCGCCGCTGTTCGACGAGTTGCGCGGCCAGGGGCATGAGGTGCACGTCCTGTCCCAGCGCTTCGCCTTTGATCCGATGCTTGTGTCCCAGACCGTGCGGCTGCTCCGCGAGACGGGAGCATCAGTTCTCCAGACTCACGGATACAAGCCCAACGTGCTCGGGCTTTTCCTGAGCAGGCTGACCGGCACCCCCTGGGTGGCCTTCATTCACGGAGACACCAACGAGAACGCCAAGGTCCGCTTCTATTTCAAGATGGAGCGCTTCTTCGCCCGGCGTGCCGACCGGATAGTGGCCGTATGCGAGGCCATGAAGAAGCGGCTCGTGGGGGGCGGCTTCCCGGAAAACCGGACCGTGGCCGTGCCCAACGCCCTGGAAATCAAGCCCGGGGAGGGCGACCAGCCGGGCCTGTCCCGTGAGACTTTCGGGTTGGGCGCATCCGACACGGTTCTTGGCGTGGTGGGACGGTTCAGCCCGGAAAAGGGGCACGCAGTATTTCTGGAAGCGCTGCGCCTTGTGAGGGATCGGCGCGCGGGCATCAAGGCGCTCCTGGTCGGAGACGGGCAGGAGGAGGCGGCCCTGCGCGACTTCTGCGCCGCGAACGACCTGTCGGACAGCGTTGTCTTCGCGGGATACCAGAAGGATGTCGCTCCGTTCTACCGGCTCATGGATGTCCTGGTGATCCCCTCGTTCAGCGAGGGCATGCCCAACGTCGCGCTTGAGGGCATGGCCGCCGGATTGCCGGTGATCGCCTCGGCGGTGGGCGGCGTGCCGGAAACGGTCGCGGACGGTGTCACGGGACGTCTTGTCCCGGCCGGGGCGCCTCGCGCGCTGGCTGACGCGGTTCTGGAGTTGGCGGAGTCGCCGGAAAAGGCCAGGGCCTGGGGGGAAGCAGGGCTTGAGCGCCTGCGGGAGATGTTCTCCCCCGGAGTCCGGGCCAGGCGGGTGGATGCGGTGCACACGGCCGCCATGAACGAAAGAGGCAGGGGGACGCTGCATCATGGATAA
- a CDS encoding glycosyltransferase, whose translation MRTSALIRALASRGNHVDLLSYSGSDADDADLDALSGVLRTVRSVRRSKAYSPVDLLRGLILPEPFPVFNYRQDDFAREIEAMAAQHEYDAVQVEDVVMAQYVLNLPFPLKVLDMHNVESSLMARFARQERSPAKSLYARITAAKLERYERDVTRFFDLVTVCSEQDKALLMSMGVTASMEVIPNGVWCDAYDSGQAAAQDNEIVFVGRMDYHANVSGAHFLVDEILPHLLKSCPGVRLSIVGKNPGPAIRAMEGPNVAVYADVPEVAPYLARAAVVVVPLLVGGGTRLKILEAMAAGKAVVSTRIGAEGIEAVEGEEISLMDSPSDFAAEVARLLGDPGARMRMGAAARDMVSKRYDWDVVGGTLDRCLTSFMSGRVHDGARGRA comes from the coding sequence ATGCGCACCTCCGCCCTCATCCGGGCGCTCGCGTCTCGCGGCAACCATGTGGACTTGTTGTCGTATTCGGGCAGTGACGCCGATGATGCGGACCTGGACGCCCTTTCGGGCGTATTGCGGACGGTCAGGTCCGTGCGTCGGAGCAAGGCCTATTCGCCGGTGGATCTCTTGCGCGGCTTGATTCTCCCCGAGCCTTTCCCGGTGTTCAACTACCGCCAGGACGATTTCGCCCGTGAGATCGAGGCCATGGCGGCGCAGCATGAGTACGACGCCGTACAGGTCGAAGACGTGGTGATGGCCCAGTACGTCCTCAACCTGCCGTTCCCCTTGAAGGTGCTGGACATGCATAACGTGGAGTCCAGCCTCATGGCCCGGTTCGCCCGCCAGGAGCGTTCCCCCGCGAAATCGCTCTATGCCAGGATCACCGCCGCCAAGTTGGAGCGTTACGAGCGCGACGTCACCCGGTTTTTCGATCTGGTCACGGTCTGTTCGGAGCAGGACAAGGCGCTTTTGATGAGCATGGGCGTCACCGCCTCCATGGAGGTCATCCCCAACGGCGTCTGGTGCGACGCCTACGATTCCGGCCAGGCAGCGGCCCAGGACAACGAAATCGTGTTCGTCGGGCGTATGGACTATCACGCCAACGTCTCCGGCGCGCATTTCCTGGTGGATGAGATTCTCCCCCACCTGCTCAAGTCCTGTCCGGGAGTGCGCCTTTCCATCGTGGGCAAGAATCCCGGCCCGGCAATTCGCGCCATGGAAGGACCCAACGTGGCGGTTTACGCTGACGTGCCGGAGGTCGCTCCGTACTTGGCCAGGGCTGCCGTGGTGGTTGTGCCGTTGCTGGTCGGCGGTGGGACGCGCCTGAAAATCCTGGAGGCCATGGCCGCAGGCAAGGCGGTCGTGTCCACGCGCATCGGCGCGGAAGGGATCGAGGCGGTGGAGGGAGAGGAAATCTCGCTGATGGATTCTCCGAGTGATTTCGCGGCAGAGGTGGCGAGGTTGCTGGGCGATCCCGGAGCGCGCATGCGGATGGGGGCAGCCGCCAGGGACATGGTTTCCAAGCGTTACGACTGGGATGTGGTCGGGGGGACCCTGGACCGTTGCCTGACAAGCTTCATGTCAGGCCGTGTTCACGACGGCGCGAGGGGACGGGCATGA
- a CDS encoding GNAT family N-acetyltransferase, protein MLKRLCSLKTLSSSLESSYGTGVQKYVKFLYYSIFRINTFVVMFADKNSLAGYADMFPELDWKEISLKLLDSYRQGKQLPREYHVDEMGWSRRCFGVWEDGTPCHIHWVHQGEDHSRFLKLGDADAEINHIVTMPGQRGKGLCAKAIRLTLRQLFDEGVERVYSVVHSENVASCRALAKAGMRPLMTLHSVGPFNFKTRPCIAGQG, encoded by the coding sequence ATGCTGAAGAGGCTGTGCTCGCTCAAGACCTTATCGAGTAGTCTTGAATCATCCTACGGGACGGGTGTGCAGAAATACGTGAAGTTTCTGTATTACAGCATATTTCGGATTAATACTTTCGTCGTGATGTTCGCCGACAAGAATTCGCTGGCAGGATACGCAGACATGTTTCCGGAACTGGACTGGAAAGAGATCAGCCTGAAGTTGCTGGATAGCTACAGGCAAGGAAAACAGCTTCCCAGGGAGTACCATGTGGACGAAATGGGCTGGTCCAGGCGCTGCTTCGGCGTATGGGAAGACGGGACGCCCTGTCACATCCACTGGGTTCACCAGGGCGAGGATCACAGCAGATTCCTGAAACTTGGCGACGCGGATGCGGAAATAAACCATATCGTCACCATGCCCGGGCAACGCGGAAAGGGGCTGTGCGCCAAGGCGATACGGCTCACTCTGCGGCAGCTGTTCGATGAAGGGGTAGAGCGGGTCTATTCCGTGGTCCACTCGGAGAACGTGGCTTCCTGCAGGGCTTTGGCCAAGGCTGGAATGCGGCCCCTCATGACGTTGCATTCCGTTGGCCCGTTTAATTTTAAAACCCGGCCCTGCATTGCGGGCCAGGGGTGA
- a CDS encoding O-antigen ligase family protein produces MNNPAGSYSRGKPKGLNRVSGGADSAGKTVKEGRVRRYLRESDSPLRLFGACAMVLVNVVRVQELHLALVALSIGKIVTALSVLLVFSTTAQQGVRPLMSFPQTRLYLGIFVLAALSVPGGVWPGMSFNYVVNVLPKMAFFYYCLVRFVHSEKDYLTLVKVFLIGVAFYALLSLFSGRERFSAGYTYDPNDIGMVMCTAFPLAYYMRKAVAGKMAKLMWLGCVWMIFIGIMSTMSRGAFIGICVIIPYCLLRDKAVGKFKSVILLCAVALMFVLFAPESYLDRVSTILNPEKDYNYTHQAGRIEVWKNGISIAIKNPFLGVGVQGFVAAEGQQHDLGAWKAAHNFLIQMAAELGFGGLILLLSLLYVCIRDVRRLQTSAYQLSSRVVDVVVGLEGAFYGFIVTAMFLSHAYSGVMLFLAAQLVILQRISSLRTGYCKENAC; encoded by the coding sequence ATGAATAATCCAGCAGGTTCGTACTCTCGGGGGAAGCCCAAAGGCCTGAACCGTGTTTCAGGCGGCGCTGACTCGGCGGGAAAGACCGTCAAGGAAGGACGCGTCCGCCGTTATCTGCGTGAAAGCGACAGTCCGCTCAGGCTCTTCGGTGCTTGCGCCATGGTGCTGGTCAACGTGGTCCGCGTTCAGGAACTGCACCTGGCGCTGGTCGCTCTCAGCATCGGGAAAATCGTTACGGCGCTGAGCGTGCTGTTGGTCTTCTCGACAACAGCGCAGCAGGGTGTCCGGCCGCTCATGTCTTTTCCCCAGACCAGGCTTTATCTGGGGATATTTGTCCTGGCCGCCCTGTCCGTTCCCGGCGGGGTTTGGCCCGGAATGAGTTTCAACTATGTTGTGAACGTTTTGCCCAAGATGGCCTTTTTCTACTACTGCCTTGTCCGCTTCGTGCATTCCGAAAAGGATTATCTCACGTTGGTGAAGGTGTTTTTGATCGGCGTGGCATTCTACGCTCTGCTGTCGTTGTTTTCGGGGCGTGAACGGTTTTCGGCAGGTTATACATATGACCCGAATGACATTGGGATGGTGATGTGCACTGCCTTCCCCCTCGCCTATTACATGCGCAAGGCTGTGGCGGGAAAAATGGCAAAGCTTATGTGGCTCGGATGCGTCTGGATGATTTTCATTGGAATAATGTCCACAATGTCACGAGGCGCTTTCATAGGTATTTGTGTAATAATCCCTTATTGTTTGCTTCGGGATAAGGCTGTCGGGAAGTTCAAGTCAGTCATTCTGTTGTGCGCTGTTGCGTTGATGTTTGTTTTGTTTGCTCCGGAGAGTTATTTAGACAGGGTGTCCACCATACTTAATCCTGAGAAAGACTATAACTACACGCACCAGGCTGGACGGATAGAGGTGTGGAAGAATGGGATTTCCATCGCAATCAAGAACCCTTTCCTTGGTGTCGGAGTACAAGGATTCGTCGCGGCAGAAGGGCAACAGCATGATCTCGGAGCATGGAAGGCAGCCCATAACTTCCTGATCCAGATGGCGGCCGAACTTGGTTTCGGAGGCCTCATCCTCCTGCTGTCTCTTTTGTATGTCTGCATTCGTGACGTGCGGCGATTGCAAACAAGCGCATACCAGCTGTCGTCCCGTGTGGTCGATGTGGTTGTTGGTCTGGAAGGTGCATTTTATGGTTTTATTGTGACGGCAATGTTTTTGTCGCATGCCTACTCTGGCGTCATGCTGTTCCTTGCCGCACAATTGGTCATTCTTCAGCGTATTTCTTCACTTCGTACAGGGTATTGCAAGGAGAATGCATGCTGA
- a CDS encoding glycosyltransferase family 2 protein → MRDTAPRLTVLLPVFNAAPYLGEAVRSVLGQSFADFELLAIDDGSTDESLDILRSFDDPRIRIERNDVNLGLIATLNKGLDLARGEYVARMDADDVAMPRRLETQVELLDGDAGLGACGMFIKTFGFGRPKVLRYPVSNEQVQCHLLGYTPMAHPSVMFRKQLLDQHDLRYDRNFPHAEDYDLLERASHYFRLANIPEVGLRYRLHATQVSRVHSDILQDSVARIRSRRMKLFLQEEYSEAVPGMLELFFNTGRNVTLDDASAVRSWIDILMGRNERIRIFGDAELSDFLAARWINMCNRVPRKGMHLWKMYSSLPFGRSGASSMFDRFKLFAKCIL, encoded by the coding sequence ATGAGGGATACAGCACCACGCCTCACGGTTCTGCTGCCTGTCTTCAACGCCGCGCCTTATCTTGGCGAGGCGGTGCGGTCGGTGCTCGGGCAGAGCTTCGCGGATTTCGAGCTGCTCGCCATTGACGACGGGTCAACCGACGAATCGTTGGACATCCTGCGCTCCTTTGACGACCCCCGAATCCGCATAGAGCGCAACGACGTCAATCTGGGGCTGATCGCCACGCTGAACAAGGGGCTTGATCTGGCGCGCGGGGAGTACGTCGCCCGCATGGACGCGGACGATGTGGCCATGCCCCGGCGACTTGAAACGCAGGTGGAGCTGCTGGACGGCGATGCAGGGCTTGGAGCCTGCGGAATGTTCATCAAGACGTTCGGATTTGGGCGTCCCAAGGTGCTGCGTTACCCCGTCAGCAATGAGCAGGTGCAATGCCACCTGCTTGGCTACACGCCCATGGCGCACCCGTCTGTGATGTTTCGCAAACAGCTTCTTGATCAGCACGATTTGCGCTATGATCGCAATTTCCCCCACGCGGAAGACTACGACCTGCTGGAGAGGGCGTCGCACTATTTCCGCCTGGCCAACATTCCAGAGGTTGGACTGCGTTACCGGCTTCATGCAACGCAGGTGAGCCGCGTCCATTCCGATATCCTTCAGGACAGCGTCGCCAGGATACGCTCACGCCGGATGAAGCTGTTCCTGCAGGAAGAGTACAGCGAGGCCGTACCAGGCATGCTCGAACTGTTTTTCAACACAGGTCGCAATGTCACGTTGGACGATGCCTCAGCAGTCAGAAGCTGGATCGACATCCTCATGGGCAGGAATGAGCGCATAAGAATATTTGGCGATGCGGAGTTGTCGGATTTCTTGGCTGCAAGATGGATTAATATGTGCAACAGGGTTCCCAGGAAAGGGATGCATCTGTGGAAAATGTATAGTTCTCTTCCTTTTGGTAGAAGTGGAGCAAGTTCTATGTTTGACCGGTTCAAGCTTTTTGCAAAGTGTATACTGTAG
- a CDS encoding polysaccharide pyruvyl transferase family protein, which translates to MKILVDNSGYHLRNLGDAAMLQVGVSRLRGLWPRARINVLTLDPQALRRLCPEAEPVPAKGKMLFNALGNLIPGALKNKRSGLAARLSDMYSEGLSVLPRGGLALAKLRGAFKKIDTGVVDEFFTAVSEADAVVSTGGGFVNDEFEGHALETLALLRMAQRMGKPTAMFGQGLGPITSARLHAAAMRVLPRLSYLGLRERLGGEKLLNSVGGAPRRCLITGDDAIELALQANGKAPGSAIGLNVRVAAYSGVSHEDAVRIAGVVTRTAGEAGVGVVPFSISIHDQDSDLNSLRLCGLDVESGGASRAQSPADVIDVIGQCAVVVTGSYHGAVLALSQGIPVVALAKSAYYRAKFDGVADMFPGGAEVVLLDSEYENRLENALGVSLGRASLSREALSESARLQVRNGQAGYAMFKEIVDSRSGR; encoded by the coding sequence ATGAAGATCCTCGTGGACAATTCCGGGTATCACCTGCGCAATCTCGGCGACGCGGCCATGTTGCAGGTCGGGGTTTCCCGCCTGCGGGGACTCTGGCCCCGCGCGCGCATCAATGTCCTGACCCTGGACCCGCAGGCATTACGCAGGCTCTGCCCAGAGGCCGAGCCGGTCCCCGCGAAGGGCAAGATGCTGTTCAACGCCCTGGGCAACCTCATCCCAGGTGCGCTCAAGAACAAACGCTCCGGGCTGGCGGCGCGCCTCAGCGACATGTACTCCGAGGGCCTGAGCGTGTTGCCCCGGGGCGGTCTGGCCCTGGCGAAACTTCGCGGTGCGTTCAAGAAGATCGATACCGGGGTTGTGGACGAGTTCTTCACCGCTGTTTCGGAAGCGGATGCCGTGGTGAGCACGGGAGGAGGGTTCGTCAACGACGAATTCGAAGGGCACGCCCTTGAGACGCTGGCCCTGTTGCGCATGGCCCAGCGCATGGGGAAGCCTACCGCCATGTTCGGCCAGGGGCTTGGGCCGATCACTTCGGCCCGGTTGCACGCAGCAGCCATGCGTGTACTGCCCCGCCTGTCCTATCTCGGGCTCAGGGAGCGGCTCGGCGGTGAAAAGCTGCTCAATTCGGTTGGCGGCGCGCCCAGACGCTGCCTCATCACGGGTGACGACGCGATCGAACTGGCCCTTCAGGCGAACGGCAAGGCTCCGGGAAGCGCGATCGGGCTCAATGTCCGGGTGGCCGCTTATTCCGGAGTGAGCCATGAAGACGCCGTGCGCATCGCCGGAGTCGTGACCCGCACTGCTGGTGAGGCGGGCGTCGGCGTCGTGCCGTTTTCCATCTCGATCCACGACCAGGACTCCGACCTCAATTCCCTGCGCCTCTGCGGGCTGGACGTGGAATCCGGCGGAGCCAGCCGGGCGCAGTCTCCCGCCGATGTGATCGATGTGATCGGGCAGTGCGCCGTGGTGGTCACCGGCAGTTACCACGGAGCCGTGCTGGCCCTGTCGCAGGGAATCCCCGTGGTCGCGCTGGCGAAGTCCGCCTACTACCGCGCCAAGTTCGACGGTGTGGCCGACATGTTTCCGGGGGGAGCTGAAGTCGTCCTGCTGGACTCGGAATATGAAAACCGCCTGGAGAACGCGCTTGGCGTCTCTCTGGGGCGGGCCAGCCTCTCCAGGGAGGCGTTGTCGGAGTCCGCGCGCTTGCAGGTGCGCAACGGCCAGGCAGGCTATGCAATGTTCAAGGAAATCGTGGACAGCCGGAGCGGGCGTTAA
- a CDS encoding ABC transporter ATP-binding protein, with the protein MFQILTRRERLSLLVLMVLVTGMAALDVLGVASIMPFLTLAANPNVITTNRWLAKAYELSGVDGVTAFLMLLGGVSLGLLVFGNAYKVLTTWLLLRFIQMRNHSLARRMLLGYMRQPYAFFLDRSSSDLGKNVLQETGTVVSGVLTPCVEIVSRLVVAGALALFLFLVDPVLALSMLAVVGSTYATIFALVRRKLGKAGEIRSSSMRQRFKMAGEALQGIKDIKILGREAYFLERFSRASKQLAEGMAFSQVISQVPRFAMETVAFGGLMVIVLYSLVVSGNQAAELLPMIGLYAFAGFRLMPAMQQIFNGVSVLRYHQSALQLLVEDMERLGQEALESPLETKAAAKLSFEKNIEIDDVFFSYDGTKDVLKGLSLEVARNTTVGIAGSTGAGKTTLVDLLLGLVEPVEGTVRVDGVALTRESLRNWQRNIGYVPQVIFLCDDTMAANIAFGVPEDAIDMEAVIRAAKIASLHEFITKEMPQGYATNIGERGIRLSGGQRQRIGIARALYHDPDVLVFDEATSSLDGLTEAAVMQSIDRLARKKTIIMIAHRLSTLRNCDEVFVLENGRVAEKGRYEDLISTGSKFAVMATQHKA; encoded by the coding sequence ATGTTTCAGATACTGACTCGGCGCGAACGCCTGAGTCTTCTCGTGCTCATGGTCCTGGTTACAGGAATGGCTGCGCTGGACGTGCTGGGTGTGGCGTCCATCATGCCGTTCCTGACTCTGGCGGCCAATCCCAACGTGATCACCACCAACCGCTGGCTGGCCAAGGCCTACGAGCTGAGCGGAGTGGACGGCGTGACCGCCTTCCTGATGCTGCTGGGCGGCGTATCCCTGGGGCTGCTGGTCTTCGGCAATGCCTACAAGGTGCTGACCACCTGGCTGCTGCTCCGGTTCATCCAGATGCGCAACCACTCCCTGGCGCGCAGGATGCTGCTTGGCTACATGCGCCAGCCGTATGCCTTCTTCCTCGACCGTTCCAGCAGCGACCTGGGAAAGAATGTTCTCCAGGAGACCGGCACGGTGGTGAGCGGCGTGCTGACCCCCTGCGTGGAGATCGTCTCGCGCCTTGTGGTGGCGGGCGCGCTGGCGCTGTTCCTTTTTCTCGTGGACCCCGTGCTGGCTCTTTCCATGCTTGCCGTCGTGGGATCGACCTACGCCACCATCTTCGCCCTGGTGCGCCGCAAGCTCGGCAAAGCCGGTGAAATCAGAAGCTCAAGCATGCGCCAGCGCTTCAAGATGGCCGGCGAAGCCCTCCAGGGAATAAAGGACATCAAGATCCTAGGCAGGGAGGCCTACTTCCTGGAGCGGTTCTCGCGCGCGTCCAAACAGCTCGCGGAAGGGATGGCCTTCAGCCAGGTAATCTCCCAGGTGCCCCGGTTCGCCATGGAGACCGTGGCTTTTGGCGGCCTGATGGTGATCGTGCTGTACAGTCTCGTGGTGAGCGGGAACCAGGCTGCGGAGCTGCTCCCCATGATCGGGCTTTACGCCTTCGCCGGGTTCAGGCTCATGCCGGCCATGCAGCAGATATTCAACGGGGTGTCGGTCCTTCGCTACCATCAGTCAGCCCTGCAACTCCTGGTCGAGGACATGGAGCGCCTGGGGCAGGAAGCCCTGGAGAGCCCCCTGGAAACCAAGGCCGCAGCCAAGCTGTCCTTCGAGAAGAATATTGAGATCGACGACGTGTTCTTTTCCTACGACGGCACAAAGGACGTCCTCAAGGGCCTCAGCCTGGAGGTGGCAAGGAACACAACCGTAGGCATCGCCGGTTCCACGGGTGCGGGCAAGACCACCCTGGTGGACCTGCTGCTCGGACTGGTGGAGCCTGTCGAGGGGACGGTTCGCGTGGACGGGGTGGCATTGACCAGGGAGAGCCTGCGTAACTGGCAGCGCAACATCGGCTACGTGCCCCAGGTCATCTTCCTCTGCGACGACACCATGGCGGCCAACATCGCGTTCGGCGTACCCGAGGACGCAATCGACATGGAGGCCGTGATCAGGGCAGCCAAGATTGCCAGCCTTCACGAATTCATCACCAAGGAAATGCCGCAAGGGTACGCCACCAACATCGGGGAACGGGGGATACGCCTCTCCGGCGGGCAGCGGCAGCGCATAGGCATCGCCCGAGCCCTCTACCACGACCCCGATGTCCTTGTTTTCGACGAAGCCACGAGTTCCCTCGACGGCCTCACCGAGGCTGCGGTCATGCAGTCCATCGACCGCCTCGCCCGCAAAAAGACCATCATCATGATCGCCCACAGGCTCAGCACGCTGAGAAACTGTGACGAGGTCTTCGTGTTGGAAAACGGGCGCGTGGCGGAGAAAGGCCGATACGAGGACCTGATCTCCACGGGATCGAAGTTCGCCGTCATGGCCACGCAGCACAAGGCATAG